The window GCTCATCAGGGGAACGCCGGTGAAATTGGTAATCTTCTCGCGCTGAATCAGCTCCATCGCGGTGACGGCGTTCCATTTGGGCATCATCACGATCTTGCGCCCGATAGCGAAGCTGACGAGCATGATCGGCACTTCGCCGGTCACGTGAAACAGGGGCACCGTCAGCAATGATGCATGCGGAGGGCGATCCGGACCGATTGTGCCGTCTTCGGTGGCAAGGCGAAGCATCACCAAGGCCTGCACGATATAGTTGAACGTGCCCTGGATGACGGCGCGGTGCGTTGAGAAGGCCCCTTTCGACTGGCCCGTCGACCCCGACGTGAAAAGGATGGTTGCCAGATCGTCGCCTGTGATTTCGGGCAGCGGCGTGTCAGCACCACCGCCGCTTGCCAGCAAGGGAGCCACGGCCTGATCAATCGGCTGAGCGATATCAAGCGTGACGATCCTCGCGTTGCCCTTGTATCTGACCTCTTCGAGCCGCTTTGCTCGTGGTGCATCGACAAAGACAATGGTTGCTTCGACATCGTCAATGCCCGCGGCCAACTCTGGCCCCTGCCACCAGCCATTGAGGAGGGTTGCACAGCCGCCGGCCATCAGTATGGCCATATAGAGCACGACCCATGAAGGCGCATTGCGCATGGCGATCCCGATTCGGTCCCCGCGCTTGACCCCGTAACCGTCGATCAGGGCTCCGGCGACCTTGCGGGCAGCGGCATAGGTCTGGGCGAAGCTCAGCCTTTCCTCTCCATCGACAAGGAAGGTGGTGTCGCCGTGCTGGGCGCAGAAATGCGCAAAATAATGTGTCAGTGCCGGCGGCGCTGCTGCAATCATCGGCAGGTCGACCCCGTGCTGGCGGAATGTCGTCAACGGCATGGGGCCGTCGGCGCTCGTCAGTTCGGCAGTCGCCTTTTCGAGGCGCAGGTCCAACTCAGATGGCATCGTCTCTCTCTTCCTCTTGGTCTTCTTGTTTGGCCCCTCTATGGAGGGGAAAATTGCTGGGGAAAAGCCTTGATCCTGCCGTTACTTGCTGACGCTACGTCCGCCATCCGTTATGACCAGCTGG of the Aquisediminimonas profunda genome contains:
- a CDS encoding class I adenylate-forming enzyme family protein; translated protein: MPSELDLRLEKATAELTSADGPMPLTTFRQHGVDLPMIAAAPPALTHYFAHFCAQHGDTTFLVDGEERLSFAQTYAAARKVAGALIDGYGVKRGDRIGIAMRNAPSWVVLYMAILMAGGCATLLNGWWQGPELAAGIDDVEATIVFVDAPRAKRLEEVRYKGNARIVTLDIAQPIDQAVAPLLASGGGADTPLPEITGDDLATILFTSGSTGQSKGAFSTHRAVIQGTFNYIVQALVMLRLATEDGTIGPDRPPHASLLTVPLFHVTGEVPIMLVSFAIGRKIVMMPKWNAVTAMELIQREKITNFTGVPLMSFELLTHPDRHKYDLSSLQGLAGGGAPRPVDHVRRLVEEFPTAPPALGYGLTETNAIGAGIFSTNYLEKPNSTGAPSKPLVDLAILDDAGKSVPQGERGEVSIRSVALFSGYWNRPDATADCMTSDGYFRTGDIGYLDADNYLFIVDRKKDIIIRGGENISCQEVEAEIYKHPAVAEACVFGLPDERLGEVVGAVVYCHPGQSVTADDLTTFLGSQLAAFKVPQQVWISSEPLPRLGTEKIDKVSLRKDYREIWAKSRG